A genome region from Defluviimonas aquaemixtae includes the following:
- the ligA gene encoding NAD-dependent DNA ligase LigA, with translation MSPGSPSSNSDPARPDIGKTPVAKLDRGTAAAEWARLAEAVARANRAYHTEDAPEISDADYDALKRRLVAIEARFPALAEAGSPTKEVGAAPSETFAKVRHAVRMLSLENAFGENEIADFDDRIRRYLNLSGDAPLTYTAEPKIDGLSLSLRYEDGRLVQAATRGDGETGENVTANARTIGDIPKTLDLAPKVLEVRGEVYMSHADFAALNERQAAVGAKTFANPRNAAAGSLRQLDAEITASRPLRFFAYAWGETSEPPAETQFDAIARLATLGFATNPLTWRCDGPDALLAAYREIEEKRATLGYDIDGVVYKVDDLSLQRRLGFRSTTPRWAIAHKFAAELAWTRLEAIDIQVGRTGALSPVARLTPVTVGGVVVSNATLHNEDYIAGRDAKGNPIRDGKDIRIGDWVQVYRAGDVIPKVADVDLAKRPVGTEPYKFPTVCPECGSDAVREPGDAVRRCTGGLICPAQAVEKLKHFVSRGAFDIEGLGAKQVEMFHGDDALPVREPADIFTLAARDADNPTKLKSRDGFGEKSAANLFQAIEEKRKIPLNRLIFALGIRHVGESAANLLARHYGSWAAFEAAMTAATVGEGAEWGELTDIDGVGDVLAASVVNSFHQEAERASIDRLVAELDVQDGARAPTEGSPVAGKTLVFTGTLEKMTRAEAKARAEAMGAKVASSVSAKTDLVIAGPGAGSKAKQAESLGIEMIDEDAWLRLIGA, from the coding sequence ATGTCGCCCGGCTCCCCATCCTCCAATTCCGATCCCGCGCGTCCAGACATCGGCAAGACCCCGGTGGCCAAACTTGACCGCGGCACCGCGGCGGCGGAATGGGCGCGGCTCGCCGAGGCAGTCGCCCGCGCCAACCGGGCCTATCACACCGAGGACGCGCCCGAGATTTCCGATGCCGACTATGACGCTTTGAAGCGCCGGCTCGTCGCCATCGAGGCGCGGTTTCCCGCGCTCGCCGAAGCCGGCAGCCCTACGAAAGAGGTTGGCGCCGCGCCGTCCGAGACCTTTGCCAAGGTTCGCCACGCGGTCCGAATGCTGAGCCTCGAGAATGCTTTCGGCGAGAACGAGATCGCCGATTTCGACGACCGCATACGCCGCTATCTCAACCTCTCCGGGGACGCGCCGCTCACCTACACGGCCGAACCCAAGATCGACGGCCTGTCGCTCTCCTTGCGCTACGAGGACGGACGGCTCGTCCAGGCCGCGACGCGAGGCGACGGTGAGACGGGTGAGAACGTGACCGCGAACGCCCGCACGATCGGCGACATTCCAAAGACGCTCGACCTTGCGCCGAAGGTGCTTGAGGTCAGGGGCGAGGTCTATATGAGCCACGCCGACTTTGCTGCGCTAAATGAGCGCCAGGCGGCGGTCGGGGCCAAGACCTTCGCCAACCCGCGCAACGCCGCCGCCGGCTCGCTCCGCCAGCTCGACGCGGAGATCACCGCTTCCCGGCCCTTGAGGTTCTTTGCCTATGCCTGGGGCGAGACCTCCGAACCGCCTGCAGAAACGCAGTTCGATGCCATCGCCCGGCTCGCCACGCTCGGCTTCGCAACGAACCCTCTCACCTGGCGCTGCGACGGTCCGGACGCGCTTCTCGCCGCCTATCGCGAGATCGAGGAAAAGCGCGCGACGCTTGGCTACGACATCGACGGCGTGGTCTACAAGGTCGACGATCTGAGCCTTCAGCGCCGCCTCGGCTTCCGCTCGACGACGCCCCGCTGGGCAATCGCGCACAAGTTCGCGGCCGAGCTCGCCTGGACCCGGCTTGAGGCGATCGACATTCAGGTCGGCCGCACCGGCGCGCTCTCGCCCGTGGCCCGCCTGACCCCTGTCACGGTCGGCGGCGTGGTCGTCTCGAACGCGACCTTGCACAACGAAGATTACATCGCCGGCCGCGACGCAAAGGGCAATCCGATCCGCGACGGCAAGGACATCCGCATCGGCGACTGGGTGCAGGTCTATCGCGCCGGCGACGTTATCCCGAAAGTCGCCGATGTCGACCTCGCCAAGCGGCCGGTTGGCACTGAACCGTACAAGTTCCCCACGGTCTGCCCGGAATGCGGCTCGGACGCGGTGCGCGAGCCCGGCGACGCGGTCCGCCGCTGCACCGGCGGGCTCATCTGCCCGGCCCAGGCGGTCGAGAAGCTGAAGCACTTTGTTTCGCGCGGGGCCTTCGACATCGAGGGGCTCGGCGCGAAGCAGGTGGAGATGTTCCACGGCGACGACGCGTTGCCGGTGCGCGAGCCGGCGGATATCTTCACACTCGCGGCGCGCGACGCGGACAATCCCACGAAGCTGAAGAGCCGCGACGGGTTCGGCGAGAAATCGGCCGCCAATCTCTTCCAGGCCATCGAGGAGAAGCGGAAGATCCCGCTTAACCGCCTTATCTTCGCGCTTGGCATCCGCCATGTCGGCGAAAGTGCTGCCAACCTGCTCGCGCGACATTACGGAAGCTGGGCTGCGTTCGAAGCCGCGATGACCGCGGCGACGGTCGGCGAGGGCGCGGAATGGGGCGAGCTGACGGATATCGACGGCGTCGGCGACGTGCTCGCGGCCTCGGTCGTCAACAGCTTCCACCAAGAGGCGGAGCGCGCCTCGATCGACCGGCTGGTGGCCGAGCTCGATGTGCAGGACGGCGCGCGCGCGCCAACCGAGGGCAGCCCCGTCGCCGGCAAGACGCTCGTCTTCACCGGCACGCTCGAAAAGATGACGCGGGCCGAGGCCAAGGCGCGGGCCGAGGCGATGGGCGCAAAGGTCGCCAGCTCGGTCTCCGCCAAGACCGACCTCGTCATCGCCGGTCCGGGGGCGGGGTCGAAGGCCAAGCAGGCCGAATCGCTCGGCATCGAGATGATCGACGAGGATGCCTGGCTGAGGCTCATCGGCGCATGA
- the ctrA gene encoding response regulator transcription factor CtrA, which produces MRILLVEDDPTTSRSIELMLTHANLNVYCTDLGEEGVDLAKLYDYDLILLDLNLPDMNGHEVLRQLRLAKIDTPILILSGADDTENKIRGFGFGADDYMTKPFHREELVARIHAIIRRSKGHAQSIIRTGKVSVNLDAKTVESDGQTVHLTGKEYQMLELLSLRKGTTLTKEMFLNHLYGGMDEPELKIIDVFICKLRKKLAEATGGENYIETVWGRGYVLREPAPATADQKLAIGA; this is translated from the coding sequence ATGAGAATCCTGTTGGTGGAGGACGATCCGACCACATCGCGCAGCATCGAGCTGATGCTGACCCACGCCAATCTCAACGTCTATTGTACAGATCTGGGCGAGGAGGGGGTCGATCTCGCCAAACTCTACGACTACGACCTGATCCTTCTCGATCTCAACCTGCCCGACATGAACGGGCACGAGGTGCTGCGCCAGTTGCGGCTCGCCAAGATCGACACGCCGATCCTGATCCTGTCGGGCGCCGACGACACGGAAAACAAGATCCGCGGCTTCGGATTCGGGGCGGACGACTACATGACGAAACCTTTCCACCGGGAAGAACTGGTGGCCCGCATCCACGCCATTATCCGGCGCTCAAAGGGTCACGCCCAGTCGATCATCCGGACCGGCAAGGTCAGCGTGAATCTCGACGCAAAGACAGTCGAATCCGATGGTCAGACCGTGCATCTGACCGGCAAGGAATACCAGATGCTCGAGCTTCTCTCGCTTCGCAAGGGCACGACACTGACGAAGGAGATGTTCCTCAATCATCTCTATGGTGGCATGGACGAGCCGGAGCTCAAGATCATCGACGTCTTCATCTGCAAGCTCAGGAAGAAACTAGCGGAGGCGACGGGCGGCGAGAACTATATCGAGACGGTCTGGGGGCGCGGCTATGTCCTGCGCGAGCCCGCACCTGCGACGGCGGACCAGAAGCTCGCCATCGGCGCCTGA
- the sciP gene encoding CtrA inhibitor SciP gives MFLKKIDGPRAVTMPDGTIMTRADLPPVGTRRWVASRKVKVVKAVAFGLLPLKEALERYDLSEEEFDLWRAAVERHGEKGLKVTAIQKYRQP, from the coding sequence ATGTTTCTGAAGAAGATCGACGGCCCCAGGGCCGTCACGATGCCCGATGGCACCATCATGACACGCGCCGACCTGCCGCCGGTCGGCACACGCCGCTGGGTCGCGAGCCGCAAGGTCAAGGTCGTGAAGGCGGTGGCATTCGGGCTGCTGCCTTTGAAAGAGGCCCTCGAACGCTACGACCTGTCAGAGGAGGAATTCGACCTTTGGCGCGCGGCGGTGGAACGGCACGGCGAAAAGGGCTTGAAAGTCACCGCGATCCAGAAATACCGTCAACCATAG
- the mnmA gene encoding tRNA 2-thiouridine(34) synthase MnmA → MALDRTSPNSLGFAKPPRDTRVVVAMSGGVDSSVVAAMLAEEGYDVVGVTLQLYDHGAALAKKGACCAGQDIHDARRVAEAMGFPHYVLDYENMFREAVIDEFADAYLAGATPVPCIRCNERVKFKDLLGTARDLDADCMATGHYIQRKMGAQGPELHCAADANRDQSYFLFSTTPEQLDFLRFPLGHLASKAETRALAAKYGLSVADKPDSQDICFVPNGDYAAVIEKLRPGAADPGEIVDLEGNVLGTHRGVIHYTIGQRRGLGIGGLDDPLYVVKLDPETRRVIVGPKEELATRLVPVREINWLGDAHFDARDEWHVNVRIRSTRPPKPAVVRPLSATEAEVELLDPEEGVSPGQACVLYAPGGSRILGGGWIWRGAARS, encoded by the coding sequence ATGGCGCTCGACCGCACATCGCCGAATTCGCTCGGCTTCGCCAAGCCGCCCCGCGACACGCGGGTCGTCGTCGCCATGTCAGGTGGCGTCGACAGTTCGGTCGTGGCCGCGATGCTGGCCGAGGAAGGCTATGATGTCGTGGGCGTAACGTTGCAGCTTTACGACCACGGTGCGGCGCTCGCCAAAAAGGGCGCCTGCTGCGCCGGACAGGACATCCACGACGCCCGCCGGGTTGCCGAAGCGATGGGCTTTCCGCACTACGTGCTCGACTACGAGAACATGTTCCGCGAGGCGGTTATCGACGAGTTCGCCGACGCCTACCTGGCGGGCGCGACCCCGGTGCCGTGCATCCGCTGCAACGAACGGGTGAAGTTCAAGGATCTTCTGGGGACCGCAAGAGACCTCGATGCCGATTGCATGGCGACGGGGCATTACATCCAGCGCAAGATGGGCGCGCAAGGGCCTGAGTTGCATTGCGCGGCGGATGCAAACCGCGACCAGTCCTATTTCCTCTTTTCGACGACACCGGAACAGCTCGACTTCTTGCGATTTCCGCTCGGGCATCTCGCGTCGAAGGCCGAGACGCGGGCGCTGGCCGCCAAATACGGGCTAAGCGTGGCCGACAAGCCAGACAGCCAGGACATCTGCTTCGTACCTAACGGCGACTATGCCGCGGTAATCGAGAAGCTGCGCCCCGGCGCCGCCGATCCGGGCGAGATTGTGGATCTGGAGGGCAACGTGCTCGGCACGCATCGGGGCGTGATCCACTACACGATCGGACAGCGCCGGGGGCTCGGCATCGGCGGGCTGGACGACCCGCTTTATGTCGTGAAGCTCGACCCCGAGACGCGGCGTGTGATCGTCGGTCCGAAGGAAGAGCTGGCGACACGTTTGGTTCCGGTGCGCGAGATCAACTGGCTGGGCGATGCCCACTTCGACGCCCGCGACGAGTGGCACGTGAATGTCCGCATCCGCTCCACGCGGCCGCCCAAGCCCGCAGTCGTACGGCCGCTTTCGGCGACCGAGGCGGAGGTTGAGCTTCTCGACCCCGAAGAGGGCGTGAGTCCCGGTCAGGCCTGCGTTCTCTATGCACCGGGGGGCAGCCGCATCCTTGGCGGCGGCTGGATCTGGCGCGGCGCCGCGCGGAGCTAA
- a CDS encoding peptide-methionine (R)-S-oxide reductase, translating to MTRHINRRTLLKGSALTLAATPFAGAAGAAVVPGQDDFDYEVTRSEADWRAELDENEFEILRMGGTEEPKSSPLWNETRAGTYACKGCNLPVYSSHWKVEVDKGWAFFRQSAPNSLLMNIDWPADSGEDPIFARFTTIEAHCRRCGSHMGHILIVENECLHCINGASLVFTAETT from the coding sequence ATGACACGCCACATCAATCGCCGCACGCTTCTGAAAGGTTCCGCGTTGACGCTTGCCGCGACGCCCTTTGCGGGCGCGGCCGGGGCTGCGGTCGTTCCCGGGCAGGATGATTTTGACTACGAGGTGACGCGGAGCGAAGCGGACTGGCGCGCTGAGCTCGACGAGAACGAGTTCGAGATCCTGCGCATGGGTGGAACCGAAGAACCGAAATCGAGCCCGCTCTGGAACGAGACGCGCGCGGGCACTTACGCCTGTAAAGGGTGCAACCTGCCGGTCTATAGCTCACATTGGAAGGTCGAGGTCGACAAGGGCTGGGCCTTCTTTCGGCAGTCGGCGCCGAATTCGCTTCTGATGAACATCGACTGGCCGGCCGACAGCGGGGAGGACCCGATCTTTGCCCGGTTCACGACGATCGAAGCCCATTGCCGCCGCTGCGGCAGCCATATGGGTCACATCCTGATCGTCGAGAACGAGTGCCTGCATTGCATCAACGGCGCGAGCCTCGTCTTCACCGCGGAAACGACCTGA
- the lpxB gene encoding lipid-A-disaccharide synthase, whose protein sequence is MKLFLIAGEASGDALGAALMAGLKTLSPDVEFHGVGGPLMEAEGLTSLFPMEELSVMGIMEVLPKYRHLKRRIRETAAEAVRLDPAALITVDSPDFTLRVARATRAEAPELRTIHYVAPTVWAWRPGRAAKMAEVIDHVLALFPFEPPYMEAKGMTCDFVGHPAATEPRANADAAAAFREAQMIAPDQPFLLCLPGSRRGEVMRLAPRFEEAIARLRDREPGLRVAIPTVRGVAPLVRDLASRWKVAPLVLEDAAEKRSAFAAADLAFAASGTVSLDLAANRVPMVIAHDFNRITWWMMKRAALIDTVTLVNIVTDTRTVPEFLGPACRPGPIAQALAQLMNDDDARAAQLDAMDRTMELLGRGGEAPGLRAARSVLARLTSG, encoded by the coding sequence GTGAAACTCTTCCTCATTGCGGGCGAGGCATCGGGCGACGCTCTTGGCGCGGCACTCATGGCGGGCCTGAAGACGCTCAGCCCGGATGTGGAATTCCACGGCGTCGGCGGACCGCTGATGGAGGCCGAGGGGCTGACGAGCCTCTTTCCGATGGAAGAGCTGTCCGTCATGGGCATCATGGAAGTGCTGCCGAAATACCGCCACCTCAAGCGCCGCATCCGTGAAACCGCCGCCGAGGCGGTGCGGCTCGATCCGGCCGCGCTCATCACCGTCGACAGCCCCGATTTCACGCTGCGCGTCGCGCGTGCCACCCGGGCCGAGGCGCCCGAATTGCGCACGATCCACTATGTCGCGCCCACCGTCTGGGCCTGGCGCCCGGGTCGCGCGGCAAAGATGGCCGAGGTCATCGACCACGTGCTCGCTCTCTTCCCGTTCGAGCCGCCCTATATGGAAGCCAAAGGCATGACCTGCGATTTCGTCGGCCATCCGGCCGCGACCGAGCCGCGGGCTAACGCCGACGCGGCGGCGGCGTTCCGCGAGGCGCAGATGATCGCGCCCGATCAGCCATTCCTGCTTTGCCTGCCCGGATCGCGGCGTGGTGAGGTCATGCGGCTCGCGCCCCGGTTCGAGGAGGCGATCGCCCGGCTCAGGGACCGCGAACCGGGTCTCCGGGTCGCAATTCCGACTGTCAGGGGTGTCGCACCCCTCGTCCGCGACCTCGCCAGCCGCTGGAAGGTTGCGCCGCTCGTCCTGGAGGATGCTGCAGAGAAACGCTCCGCCTTCGCCGCCGCGGACCTCGCGTTCGCGGCCTCGGGCACGGTCAGCCTCGATCTGGCCGCGAACCGCGTGCCGATGGTGATCGCGCATGACTTCAACCGGATCACCTGGTGGATGATGAAGCGCGCGGCCCTCATCGACACGGTGACGCTCGTCAACATCGTGACCGACACGCGGACCGTGCCTGAATTTCTCGGCCCGGCCTGTCGGCCCGGTCCGATCGCGCAGGCGCTCGCCCAGCTCATGAACGACGACGACGCGCGCGCCGCGCAATTGGACGCAATGGACCGGACGATGGAGCTTCTGGGCCGGGGCGGCGAGGCGCCGGGTCTCAGGGCCGCGCGGTCGGTCCTCGCCCGGCTGACGAGTGGCTGA
- a CDS encoding LpxI family protein produces the protein MTVTAIIAGQGALPPYLAAALQAQGMPYVTAELDGFAADLPGESPIRFRLERLAPFLDQLADQGVSRVVFGGAIRRPRLEPELIDPRTATLLPRLMTGMAGGDDAALRAVISIFEEWSFQVIGADAVAPELVPGPGVLAGDPSEADRRDAARAAEIVAGLGTFDIGQGAVVAQGLCLAVETLPGTDAMLDFVARHGDLRPDTKGAKGVLYKAPKPGQDRRIDLPMLGPATLEAVSAAGLAGIAWEAGGALLLDRAAMIEAAGRAGIFLWAREP, from the coding sequence ATGACCGTCACCGCCATCATTGCGGGGCAGGGGGCGCTTCCGCCGTACCTCGCCGCCGCGCTGCAAGCGCAAGGAATGCCGTATGTCACGGCCGAGCTCGACGGCTTCGCCGCCGATCTGCCCGGAGAATCCCCGATCCGCTTCCGGCTAGAGCGACTCGCCCCCTTCCTCGACCAGCTCGCCGATCAGGGCGTGTCGCGCGTCGTCTTCGGCGGCGCGATCCGCCGCCCGCGGCTCGAGCCCGAACTCATCGATCCGCGCACGGCGACGCTTCTGCCGCGACTAATGACCGGCATGGCCGGAGGCGACGACGCGGCCTTGCGCGCCGTCATCTCGATCTTCGAGGAGTGGTCGTTCCAGGTGATCGGCGCCGATGCGGTCGCCCCCGAGCTCGTGCCCGGGCCCGGCGTGCTCGCGGGCGATCCGTCCGAAGCCGACCGCCGCGACGCCGCGCGCGCGGCCGAGATCGTCGCGGGCCTCGGCACGTTCGACATCGGGCAAGGCGCGGTCGTGGCGCAGGGACTTTGCCTTGCGGTCGAGACGCTTCCGGGCACCGACGCGATGCTCGACTTCGTCGCCCGGCACGGCGATCTCCGCCCCGACACGAAGGGCGCAAAGGGCGTGCTCTACAAGGCTCCGAAGCCCGGCCAGGACCGGCGCATCGACCTGCCGATGCTCGGCCCCGCGACGCTCGAGGCAGTGTCGGCGGCAGGCCTCGCCGGGATTGCGTGGGAGGCTGGCGGCGCGCTCCTACTCGACCGCGCCGCGATGATCGAGGCGGCTGGTCGGGCGGGTATCTTCCTCTGGGCGCGGGAACCGTGA
- the lpxA gene encoding acyl-ACP--UDP-N-acetylglucosamine O-acyltransferase — protein MTIAPSADIHPSAIVEPGATIGADCSIGPFCLIGPDVALAPRVEVKSHAVITGRTEIGEDTVVFPFATLGEVPQDLKFKGEETRLVLGARNRIREHVTMNTGTDGGGGITLVGDDCLFMAGCHVAHDCQIGDRVILVNNAALAGHCVLEDEVIVGGLSGVHQFVRIGRGAMIGAVTMVTADVIPHGLVQGPRGTLDGLNLVGLKRRGAGRADIAALRDLVAALGQGTFRDTARARAENGADSTLVREVLDFILGPSDRSFLAPR, from the coding sequence ATGACCATCGCGCCAAGCGCAGACATCCACCCCTCGGCCATCGTCGAGCCGGGCGCCACGATCGGCGCGGATTGCAGCATCGGCCCGTTCTGCCTGATCGGGCCCGATGTGGCGCTCGCCCCCCGCGTCGAAGTCAAGAGCCATGCCGTCATCACCGGCCGGACCGAGATCGGCGAGGACACAGTCGTCTTTCCATTCGCGACGCTGGGCGAGGTTCCGCAGGATCTGAAGTTCAAGGGCGAAGAGACGCGCCTCGTTCTGGGCGCGCGCAATCGCATCCGCGAACACGTAACGATGAACACCGGCACCGATGGCGGAGGCGGGATCACCCTGGTGGGCGACGATTGCCTGTTCATGGCCGGCTGCCATGTCGCGCACGACTGTCAGATCGGCGACCGCGTGATCCTCGTGAACAATGCCGCCCTCGCCGGGCATTGCGTGCTCGAGGACGAGGTGATCGTGGGCGGCCTGTCCGGCGTCCACCAATTCGTCCGCATCGGGCGCGGCGCGATGATCGGCGCGGTCACGATGGTCACGGCGGACGTGATCCCGCACGGGCTCGTCCAGGGCCCGCGTGGCACGCTCGACGGGCTGAACCTCGTCGGGCTAAAGCGGCGCGGGGCGGGGCGGGCGGACATCGCAGCGCTCCGCGACCTCGTCGCGGCGCTCGGGCAGGGCACATTCCGCGACACGGCCCGCGCGCGCGCCGAGAACGGCGCCGACAGCACGCTCGTGCGCGAGGTTCTCGACTTCATCCTCGGCCCTTCCGACCGGTCGTTCCTGGCACCCCGATGA
- the fabZ gene encoding 3-hydroxyacyl-ACP dehydratase FabZ yields the protein MTVEAPTEADIHLIQRIIPHRYPFLLIDKVRDIVPHKGCVGVKNVTFNEPHFQGHFPAKPIMPGVTIVEAMAQSAAVLVGISMDVVGRELLTYFMSIENCKFRRMVVPGDVLELHMTVKRGGGKIWKFDGRATVGDALACEAEVTAMMDLRD from the coding sequence ATGACCGTCGAAGCACCGACCGAGGCAGACATTCACCTCATTCAGCGCATCATCCCCCATCGCTACCCATTCCTGCTGATCGACAAGGTGCGCGACATCGTGCCCCACAAGGGCTGTGTCGGCGTCAAGAACGTCACCTTCAACGAGCCGCATTTCCAGGGGCATTTCCCGGCCAAGCCGATTATGCCCGGCGTCACAATCGTCGAGGCGATGGCCCAGTCGGCGGCGGTTCTGGTCGGGATATCGATGGACGTGGTCGGGCGCGAACTTCTCACTTATTTCATGTCGATCGAAAACTGCAAGTTCCGCCGCATGGTGGTGCCCGGCGACGTTCTGGAGTTGCACATGACCGTCAAGCGCGGCGGCGGCAAGATCTGGAAGTTTGATGGCCGGGCCACGGTCGGCGACGCGCTCGCCTGCGAGGCCGAGGTCACCGCGATGATGGATCTCAGGGACTGA
- a CDS encoding OmpH family outer membrane protein, with protein MAERCARVWIGAGFLALGLACAPITLAAQEAVAPPQSPILTLDQERLFTETLWGKRAAERIEAASAELAAENRQIEAELIAEERALTKQRADLPVDEFRAAAEAFDARVTEIRQTQDTKAREIGRLRDAERQRFFTEALPVMSEVLRDRGAVVVLDNRAIFLAADVIDVTDEMIARIDVEIGAGNDAPVTPETPENTELPQPEPVPEN; from the coding sequence ATGGCCGAAAGGTGCGCCAGGGTCTGGATCGGCGCGGGGTTCTTGGCACTTGGCCTTGCTTGCGCGCCGATCACGCTTGCCGCGCAGGAGGCTGTCGCGCCGCCGCAGAGCCCGATCCTGACGTTGGACCAGGAGAGGCTCTTTACCGAGACGCTCTGGGGCAAACGCGCCGCCGAGCGGATCGAGGCCGCCTCGGCCGAGCTTGCCGCCGAGAACCGGCAGATCGAAGCCGAGCTTATCGCCGAGGAGCGGGCGCTGACCAAACAGCGCGCCGATCTGCCGGTTGACGAGTTTCGCGCTGCGGCAGAGGCCTTCGACGCCCGCGTGACGGAAATTCGCCAGACCCAGGACACCAAGGCCAGAGAGATCGGCCGGCTGCGCGACGCCGAGCGCCAGCGCTTCTTCACCGAGGCGCTGCCTGTGATGAGCGAGGTTCTGCGCGATCGTGGCGCCGTCGTCGTTCTCGACAACCGCGCGATCTTCCTCGCCGCCGACGTGATCGACGTCACCGATGAGATGATCGCGCGCATTGACGTCGAAATCGGCGCTGGAAATGACGCACCGGTGACGCCCGAAACCCCTGAGAATACTGAACTGCCCCAGCCAGAGCCGGTCCCCGAGAACTGA